One Aegilops tauschii subsp. strangulata cultivar AL8/78 chromosome 7, Aet v6.0, whole genome shotgun sequence genomic window carries:
- the LOC141026892 gene encoding uncharacterized protein has product MSGGKCKVGWSVVTSPVNRGGLGIPDLERFARALRLRWLWLSWKHPDRPWAGLGTPCDVKDQALFASATSVTVRSGATASFWRCHLLGEWPLCLAYPVLFKHFSRKNRTVMVALQREKWIHDPRHGKLVDILP; this is encoded by the coding sequence ATGTCAGGGGGAAAGTGCAAGGTTGGATGGTCGGTCGTTACATCTCCAGTGAACCGCGGTGGCCTTGGCATCCCTGACCTCGAGCGGTTCGCGCGCGCGCTCAGGCTGCGCTGGCTCTGGCTGTCCTGGAAGCACCCGGACAGGCCATGGGCGGGGCTCGGCACCCCATGCGATGTAAAGGACCAAGCTCTCTTTGCCTCTGCCACCTCGGTCACCGTCCGGAGCGGCGCAACAGCCTCTTTCTGGCGCTGCCACTTGCTGGGGGAGTGGCCTCTCTGTCTTGCATATCCGGTTCTATTCAAGCACTTTTCTCGGAAAAACAGGACGGTCATGGTTGCGCTGCAACGGGAGAAGTGGATTCACGACCCGCGGCACGGCAAGCTCGTTGACATCCTTCCATAG
- the LOC141026893 gene encoding uncharacterized mitochondrial protein AtMg01250-like gives MKQLGFLARWRDWIALLLSTSSSSCLLNGVDGDRIRHKKGLRQGDPLSPLLFILAIDPLQRLFEAAAVADELQPLLVRGALLRVSLYADDAVVFANPQREEVDKILRQLYGFGNATSL, from the coding sequence ATGAAGCAACTTGGATTCCTGGCGAGGTGGCGAGACTGGATCGCTTTGCTGCTGtcaacatcctcctcctcctgcctgcTAAACGGCGTCGATGGTGACCGCATTCGTCACAAGAAGGGCCTACGTCAGGGTGATCCGCTGTCCCCCCTCCTCTTCATCCTCGCAATTGACCCGCTTCAGAGGTTGTTCGAGGCTGCGGCAGTTGCTGATGAGCTACAGCCGCTCCTTGTCCGTGGTGCTCTACTGCGTGTCAGTCTATACGCCGATGATGCGGTGGTCTTCGCCAACCCGCAGCGTGAAGAGGTCGACAAGATCCTAAGGCAGCTTTATGGTTTTGGAAACGCCACCAGCCTGTAG